The proteins below come from a single Streptomyces sp. MRC013 genomic window:
- a CDS encoding sugar phosphate isomerase/epimerase: MAEQAERPSGRAPRAKVALSTASVYPESTATAFEVAARLGYDGVEVMVWTDPVSQDVEALRRLSDYHGVPVLAVHAPCLLITQRVWSTDPWTKLQRARAAAEGLGASTVVVHPPFRWQRQYARDFVTGIWRMAGETDVRFAVENMYPWRYRDREMLAYAPEWDVTKDDYRHYTVDLSHTATARADAMAMVSRMGDRLGHVHLADGRGSAKDEHLVPGRGTQPCAELLEHLVRTGFDGHVVIEVNTRRAMSAAEREADLAEALAFTRRHLAPSARLP; the protein is encoded by the coding sequence GTGGCAGAGCAAGCGGAGCGCCCGTCGGGGCGCGCACCCCGTGCGAAGGTCGCCCTCTCGACGGCCTCGGTCTACCCCGAGTCGACGGCGACGGCCTTCGAGGTGGCCGCGCGCCTGGGCTACGACGGCGTCGAGGTCATGGTGTGGACGGACCCGGTCAGCCAGGACGTGGAGGCCCTGCGCCGGCTCTCCGACTACCACGGGGTGCCCGTGCTCGCCGTGCACGCGCCCTGCCTGCTGATCACCCAGCGCGTCTGGTCGACCGACCCGTGGACCAAGCTCCAGCGGGCCCGGGCGGCGGCGGAGGGGCTCGGCGCGTCGACGGTCGTCGTCCACCCGCCGTTCCGCTGGCAGCGGCAGTACGCCCGCGACTTCGTCACCGGGATCTGGCGGATGGCGGGCGAGACGGACGTGCGGTTCGCCGTCGAGAACATGTACCCCTGGCGGTACCGCGACCGCGAGATGCTCGCGTACGCCCCCGAGTGGGACGTCACCAAGGACGACTACCGCCACTACACGGTCGACCTCTCCCACACGGCGACCGCCCGCGCGGACGCGATGGCGATGGTCTCCCGGATGGGCGACCGGCTGGGCCACGTCCACCTCGCGGACGGGCGCGGCTCCGCGAAGGACGAGCACCTCGTGCCGGGCCGCGGCACGCAGCCCTGCGCCGAGTTGCTGGAGCACCTCGTCCGCACCGGTTTCGACGGGCACGTCGTCATCGAGGTCAACACGCGGCGTGCCATGTCCGCCGCCGAACGGGAAGCCGACCTCGCCGAGGCGCTGGCCTTCACCCGTCGGCACCTGGCGCCGTCGGCCCGCCTGCCGTGA
- a CDS encoding TetR family transcriptional regulator yields the protein MTGGTAPRRGRGRPPAAGRADGPGTRERILEAARAEFAERGYDRTSVRGVARAAGVDAALVHHYFGTKEEVFAAAVEVSFEPALLVPAVVGAGPDGVGERLARYFLGVWEDPATRAPLLAVVRSALTHEAAAGVLRGYVLRRLLERVAKDLDVPDPRFRAELAAAHMIGIAILRYVVRVEPLASAEPEAIVAMVAPTLQRYLAEA from the coding sequence GTGACCGGCGGCACGGCGCCGCGCAGGGGCCGGGGCAGGCCGCCCGCCGCCGGGCGCGCGGACGGGCCCGGCACCCGGGAGCGCATCCTGGAGGCGGCCCGCGCCGAGTTCGCCGAGCGGGGCTACGACAGGACGTCGGTGCGCGGCGTCGCCAGGGCCGCCGGTGTCGACGCGGCCCTGGTCCACCACTACTTCGGCACCAAGGAGGAGGTCTTCGCGGCGGCCGTCGAGGTCTCCTTCGAACCCGCGCTGCTCGTCCCCGCCGTGGTCGGCGCCGGTCCCGACGGCGTGGGGGAGCGGCTGGCCCGGTACTTCCTCGGAGTGTGGGAGGACCCGGCCACGCGCGCACCGCTCCTGGCGGTCGTCCGCTCGGCGCTCACCCACGAGGCGGCGGCGGGGGTGCTGCGCGGCTACGTGCTGCGGCGCCTGCTGGAGCGGGTCGCGAAGGACCTCGACGTACCGGACCCGCGGTTCCGGGCGGAACTGGCGGCGGCCCACATGATCGGCATCGCGATCCTGCGGTACGTGGTCCGGGTCGAGCCGCTGGCGTCGGCGGAGCCGGAGGCGATCGTGGCGATGGTCGCGCCGACCCTGCAGCGGTACCTCGCGGAGGCCTGA